One Manihot esculenta cultivar AM560-2 chromosome 6, M.esculenta_v8, whole genome shotgun sequence DNA segment encodes these proteins:
- the LOC110617127 gene encoding mini zinc finger protein 1 translates to MMKKRQVVLRRDNGSGRASTTSSSVVRNVRYGECQKNHAANMGGYTVDGCREFMASGEEGTTAALMCAACSCHRNFHRREVETEVVCEYSPPNSSRR, encoded by the coding sequence atgaTGAAGAAACGCCAAGTGGTACTCAGAAGAGATAATGGATCTGGAAGAGCTTCTACTACTTCATCCTCAGTGGTTAGAAATGTGAGATATGGAGAGTGCCAAAAGAATCATGCAGCGAATATGGGAGGATACACTGTGGATGGTTGCAGGGAATTCATGGCAAGTGGAGAAGAAGGCACTACTGCTGCCCTCATGTGTGCTGCTTGCAGCTGCCACAGGAATTTCCACAGAAGGGAAGTGGAAACTGAGGTAGTTTGTGAGTATTCTCCTCCTAATTCTAGTCGAAGATAG